One window of Papaver somniferum cultivar HN1 chromosome 9, ASM357369v1, whole genome shotgun sequence genomic DNA carries:
- the LOC113307565 gene encoding uncharacterized protein LOC113307565, whose amino-acid sequence MEQKCTLQHFTHSHILYREVTNHYGNLTKEGNPSDEFMCDACYTLGSGARFHCKQCSFDLHEECASCPEYLNTYIHPNHQLELRWEGSSKKDYGKLRPCDICGDQVKGLFYTCSSGAEKRYDDGRHFFFIHPLCSKFPPRVPHGIDKNHPLRFQLVPVIPDSFCAICGDVVFSCSWSYRCDPCGVNIHLECVALPFDDHRHSGTTYSSRSLKDPQAQMHQQKGPIDPPYGGYTGAIPVTAPPYNNYYPPTPPSYNYYPPPNDTYYYQQPPQLYGHPPTPPPPYYNHHQPHAPPKTEATSSSGDTAPPKKETTSSTHGSKKKRSAKVIGRIAVSLLLSSVLGVVVPMGTTG is encoded by the coding sequence ATGGAACAGAAATGCACTCTGCAACACTTCACCCATTCTCATATCTTATATAGGGAGGTTACAAATCATTACGGAAACCTAACGAAAGAAGGAAATCCCAGTGATGAGTTCATGTGTGATGCCTGCTACACTCTAGGTTCTGGTGCTAGATTCCATTGCAAGCAGTGCAGTTTCGATCTCCACGAGGAATGCGCAAGCTGTCCCGAGTACCTCAATACATACATACACCCAAACCACCAACTGGAACTAAGGTGGGAGGGATCAAGCAAGAAAGATTATGGTAAATTACGTCCTTGCGATATCTGTGGCGATCAGGTCAAAGGTCTCTTCTACACATGCTCGTCCGGCGCTGAGAAACGATATGACGATGGTCGACACTTCTTCTTCATCCATCCTCTGTGCTCCAAATTTCCACCCCGAGTGCCTCATGGAATCGACAAAAATCACCCTCTCCGGTTTCAGTTAGTCCCGGTTATTCCAGACTCTTTTTGTGCAATTTGTGGAGACGTAGTTTTTTCCTGTTCGTGGAGTTACAGATGTGATCCATGTGGTGTCAATATACATCTTGAGTGTGTTGCTCTTCCATTCGATGATCATCGTCACTCTGGAACTACTTACTCGTCTCGATCACTAAAAGATCCACAAGCACAGATGCACCAGCAAAAGGGACCTATTGATCCTCCATATGGAGGTTACACAGGGGCGATACCAGTCACAGCACCACCGTACAATAACTACTATCCAccgactccaccttcttataaCTATTATCCACCACCTAATGATACTTACTATTATCAACAGCCACCACAGCTCTACGGGCACCCACCAACGCCGCCACCACCGTATTACAACCATCATCAACCGCATGCTCCTCCTAAGACGGAAGCTACTTCTAGCTCTGGGGATACTGCTCCTCCTAAAAAGGAAACTACTTCTAGTACTCACGGCAGTAAAAAGAAGAGGTCAGCTAAAGTCATAGGAAGAATTGCAGTTAGCTTGCTACTCAGTTCAGTTCTCGGTGTCGTTGTGCCCATGGGAACCACAGGATGA